In Aestuariibaculum lutulentum, one DNA window encodes the following:
- a CDS encoding carboxypeptidase-like regulatory domain-containing protein has translation MRIKTVFFISLFFSFFSVFGQRTLRGKTIDQFSESAIGITIFDKDTIKIGQTDLNGYFQIKVPNETSKLIFAGVGYEWAVVTVPSECENLELILFLASTYDFMSPRKVDRLRKKEFEKLTELHYQAYKKGIFETEKPCVIRKFEPNWPK, from the coding sequence TTGAGAATTAAAACAGTATTTTTTATATCATTATTTTTTAGCTTCTTCTCTGTATTTGGACAACGGACTCTAAGAGGAAAAACTATTGACCAATTTTCAGAAAGTGCCATTGGAATAACAATATTCGACAAAGACACAATCAAAATCGGACAAACTGACTTGAATGGGTATTTCCAAATTAAAGTACCTAATGAAACGAGTAAATTGATTTTTGCTGGAGTGGGCTATGAATGGGCAGTTGTTACAGTTCCATCGGAATGTGAAAACCTAGAACTAATTTTATTTTTGGCTTCTACTTACGATTTTATGTCTCCTAGAAAAGTTGACAGACTTCGAAAAAAAGAATTTGAAAAATTAACCGAATTGCACTATCAAGCTTATAAAAAAGGAATTTTTGAAACCGAAAAACCTTGTGTTATTCGAAAGTTCGAACCGAATTGGCCAAAATAA